The following proteins are encoded in a genomic region of Corticium candelabrum chromosome 11, ooCorCand1.1, whole genome shotgun sequence:
- the LOC134187249 gene encoding malignant fibrous histiocytoma-amplified sequence 1 homolog yields MAFPPVAAVSRRTSQMEEFSPKVNKQKRLELDLLDAKLFAFPEEICETSGLEVLKLCTDDIHSIPEGIAKLRKLEEIHLHTSDYHNSRTSYFSPRLTPIGLQEVPTVVSLLPCLKVLSVCGNRRNPLLFDELMSCQLPSTLVEVEMVACVLQILQHRDDKRGNTLE; encoded by the exons ATGGCGTTTCCTCCCGTTGCGGCGGTCAGTCGGCGAACTAGTCAGATGGAAGAGTTTTCGCCGAAGGTTAACAAGCAAAAGAGACTGGAATTGGATCTTCTAGATGCAAAGTTGTTTGCATTTCCTGAAGAAATATGTGAGACGAGCGGACTGGAGGTATTGAAACTTTGTACAGACGACATACACTCTATACCCGAAGGCATTGCCAAACTGAGGAAACTAGAAGAAATTCATTTGCATACAAGTGATTACCACAATTCCAGAACTTCCTACTTCTCACCGCGGCTTACACCCATTGGTCTCCAGGAGGTCCCTActgttgtttctcttcttccaTGTCTTaaggttttgtctgtgtgtggcaACCGTCGCAAtccattgctgtttgatgagctaatgtcatgtcaactgcCCAGTACTCTTGTGGAAGTGGAAATGGTGGCATGTG TCCTTCAAATATTGCAACACAGAGATGATAAGAGAGGCAACACTCTTgaatga